From one Deinococcota bacterium genomic stretch:
- a CDS encoding ribonuclease HII, with amino-acid sequence MASTVASTAAPSKPGWTLEQALWTRGYSPVAGVDEAGRGALAGPVVAAAVVLPYGEHPFDDSKRLTAARRERLADEVKAQALAWAVALATAREVDRFNVLGATHLAAGRALAALGGEGADDVLACGPIALEPAALVTDYLRLDFGGPVSAPPRADGLSLSVAAASILAKTERDRLMLGLGAVYPGYGFASNKGYGSSVHLQGLTDYGPCPEHRLTYRPVAQRRLV; translated from the coding sequence GTGGCATCGACTGTGGCATCGACTGCGGCGCCCTCAAAACCCGGCTGGACGCTCGAGCAGGCCCTCTGGACGCGCGGCTACAGCCCTGTCGCCGGCGTCGACGAGGCCGGCCGCGGCGCGCTGGCCGGGCCGGTGGTGGCCGCGGCGGTCGTCCTGCCCTACGGCGAGCATCCCTTCGACGACTCCAAGAGGCTGACGGCCGCGCGGCGCGAGCGCCTGGCGGACGAGGTCAAGGCCCAGGCGCTGGCCTGGGCGGTGGCTTTGGCGACGGCGCGGGAGGTGGACCGCTTCAACGTCCTCGGCGCCACCCACCTGGCGGCGGGCCGGGCGCTGGCGGCGCTCGGGGGAGAGGGGGCCGACGATGTCCTAGCCTGTGGCCCTATCGCGCTCGAGCCTGCCGCGCTGGTCACCGACTACCTCAGGCTCGACTTCGGCGGTCCGGTGTCGGCGCCGCCCAGGGCCGACGGCCTGAGCCTCAGCGTGGCGGCCGCCAGCATTCTTGCCAAGACCGAACGCGACCGGCTCATGCTGGGGCTGGGGGCGGTGTATCCCGGCTACGGCTTCGCCTCGAACAAGGGCTACGGCTCGAGCGTCCACCTGCAAGGCCTGACAGATTATGGCCCCTGCCCCGAGCACAGGCTGACGTATAGGCCGGTGGCGCAACGCCGGCTTGTCTAG
- a CDS encoding MMPL family transporter, translated as MFETLGHFVSLHPRRILAFWAIVFILSLPFARQVGTVLTAEGDVAPGSVAQQVRDIIGREYGTAPRYQLLLVADAASLVNTETDYRARFDRTVDRVAALGAVSQVSDYRSDSSLPLLSPDGRSSIAIIDLSTTDGLEARAAAGAIEEILPDEGPIDFYLTGGAAVDRELQLISRRDAGRAELFGLPISLLILAVTFGAVVAAALPLFVAVGSITLSFAVLYGLGQFMAFAAFAQIVVTMLGLATGIDYALLMVNRFREELDRHGEPRRAAATTTATAGRAVAFSGLTVVVALSALLIPPLAFIQSMGVGSMVVMLMSVSLSLTALPAALTLLGHRVNWLKLTRRVPGQRSRRFWRAQAERIMKRPWVWAGSGTLLLLLLSLPALTMQVGLSGVRGLTEDTAARQAQMVLERVELDGLLRSFDVLMDFGERGFFHPSSVRQVAQFSRASAELAGVEQVYAPTTTGQVPGLLMRQYYASRASADVSPLQNLVEATVSQNDRYALVRIFPVASVLPWQSAGLDSQLQALAQDFNVSVLVGGDYVAEAEWARTLYTSFPLAVGLVYLITFVLLSLAFHSLLIPLKSIVLNTFTVGAAFGVITLVFQQGWAASLFGIDGGLGFIETSVPIFIFAIVFGLSMDYEVFLVNRIYEAHRRGVADREAVIYAITSTGGVISSAALIMIVVFSVFMFSSVVFIKTLSLGLTVAILLDATVVRLALVPAVMRLAGRWNWWLPRPMARLADRISLSHD; from the coding sequence GTGTTTGAAACGCTAGGCCACTTTGTCAGCCTCCACCCACGACGCATCCTGGCGTTTTGGGCGATCGTCTTCATCCTCTCGCTGCCCTTCGCGCGCCAGGTCGGCACCGTCTTGACCGCCGAAGGCGACGTCGCGCCCGGCAGCGTGGCCCAGCAGGTCCGCGACATCATCGGCCGCGAGTACGGCACCGCGCCGCGCTACCAGCTCCTGCTCGTGGCCGACGCGGCCAGCCTGGTCAACACCGAAACCGACTACCGGGCGCGCTTCGACCGCACCGTCGACAGGGTCGCCGCCCTGGGCGCGGTCAGCCAGGTGAGCGACTACCGCAGCGACTCCTCGCTGCCCCTGCTCTCGCCCGACGGGCGCTCGAGCATCGCCATCATCGACCTCTCGACCACCGACGGGCTCGAGGCCCGCGCGGCGGCCGGCGCCATCGAGGAGATCCTGCCCGACGAGGGGCCGATCGACTTCTACCTGACCGGCGGCGCGGCCGTGGACCGCGAGCTCCAGCTCATCAGCCGCCGCGACGCCGGCCGCGCCGAGCTCTTCGGCCTGCCCATCAGCCTGCTCATCTTGGCGGTCACCTTTGGCGCCGTGGTGGCCGCGGCCCTGCCGCTCTTCGTGGCGGTGGGCTCGATCACGCTCTCCTTTGCCGTCCTCTACGGCCTCGGCCAGTTCATGGCCTTTGCGGCCTTTGCCCAGATCGTGGTAACCATGCTCGGCCTCGCCACCGGCATCGACTACGCGCTGCTGATGGTCAACCGCTTTCGCGAGGAGTTGGACCGGCACGGCGAACCAAGGCGCGCGGCCGCCACCACCACGGCTACCGCCGGGCGCGCCGTGGCCTTTAGCGGCCTCACCGTGGTGGTGGCCCTCTCGGCGCTGCTCATCCCGCCCCTGGCCTTTATCCAGTCGATGGGCGTCGGTTCGATGGTCGTCATGCTGATGAGCGTGTCGCTGTCGCTGACCGCCCTGCCCGCCGCGCTCACCCTGCTCGGCCACCGTGTCAACTGGCTCAAGCTGACCCGGCGCGTGCCCGGCCAGCGCAGCCGCCGCTTCTGGCGCGCCCAGGCCGAGCGCATCATGAAGCGGCCCTGGGTCTGGGCCGGGAGCGGGACGCTGCTCCTGCTCCTCTTGAGCCTTCCCGCCCTGACCATGCAGGTCGGCCTCTCGGGGGTGCGCGGCCTCACCGAGGACACCGCCGCCCGCCAGGCCCAGATGGTGCTCGAGCGCGTCGAGCTCGACGGGCTGCTGAGGTCCTTCGACGTGCTCATGGACTTTGGCGAGCGGGGCTTTTTTCACCCCTCGTCGGTGCGCCAGGTCGCCCAGTTCAGCCGCGCCAGCGCCGAGCTAGCGGGCGTCGAGCAGGTCTACGCGCCCACCACCACCGGGCAGGTGCCGGGCCTGTTGATGCGCCAGTACTACGCCAGCCGCGCCAGCGCCGACGTGAGCCCGCTCCAGAACCTGGTCGAGGCGACCGTCAGCCAGAACGACCGCTACGCCCTGGTGCGTATCTTTCCGGTGGCCTCGGTCCTGCCCTGGCAGTCGGCGGGGCTCGACAGCCAGCTGCAAGCCTTGGCGCAGGACTTCAACGTGAGCGTCCTGGTCGGCGGCGACTACGTGGCCGAGGCGGAGTGGGCGAGGACGCTCTACACCTCCTTTCCCTTGGCCGTCGGCCTCGTCTATTTGATCACCTTCGTCCTCTTGAGCCTGGCCTTTCACTCGCTGCTCATCCCCTTGAAGTCCATCGTGCTCAACACCTTTACCGTGGGCGCGGCCTTTGGCGTGATCACCCTCGTCTTTCAGCAAGGCTGGGCGGCTTCCCTCTTCGGCATCGACGGCGGCCTCGGCTTTATCGAGACGAGCGTGCCGATCTTCATCTTCGCCATCGTCTTCGGGCTCAGCATGGACTACGAGGTCTTCCTGGTCAACCGCATCTACGAGGCCCACCGCCGCGGCGTCGCCGACCGCGAGGCGGTCATCTACGCCATCACCTCGACCGGCGGGGTGATCAGCAGCGCGGCCTTGATCATGATCGTCGTCTTCTCGGTCTTCATGTTCAGCAGCGTCGTCTTCATCAAGACGCTGAGCCTGGGCCTCACCGTGGCGATCCTCTTGGACGCCACCGTGGTTCGGCTGGCGCTGGTGCCCGCCGTCATGCGCCTGGCCGGGAGATGGAACTGGTGGCTGCCCCGGCCGATGGCGCGCCTCGCCGACCGCATCTCGCTCAGCCACGACTAA
- a CDS encoding glycosyltransferase translates to MRILVVADDLYPGYGGQASSTHGHIEALLALGHEIRVLAGEERQPTSPPPPVSVTRLPVWRPGDKMTHFVRPRRELIAEALDWAEVVHVNTPTPFALMVLMMARHRGVPSAVGFYAQEESTALHFGRGRALITAALRRWYSFFYRQPDCLVVPTAFAKRLAESYTHRPLHTVSCGIYLPARGPEQEARAQVLRGRLLAGGKTRLMAYVGRLSLEKRPEGMIEIAAALAAERSGLLLAIAGTGPLMASMKAQVRRLGLEDEVVFLGYVSEEDKGALLLAADLFIMPSPTELQSIATLEAAARGCAVVVADYASSAVGEWTLEADCGLLYRPDAPEAAARAILGLLGDEARLRRYQDNALALAQRHDVFESGRLLERLYRELTAARSASGVPSGA, encoded by the coding sequence ATGCGTATTCTTGTTGTGGCCGACGATCTCTATCCTGGTTACGGGGGGCAGGCGAGCTCTACCCACGGCCATATTGAGGCCCTCTTGGCCCTGGGCCACGAGATCCGCGTCTTGGCCGGCGAGGAGCGGCAGCCCACCTCGCCGCCGCCGCCGGTAAGCGTAACGCGGCTGCCCGTCTGGCGGCCCGGCGACAAGATGACGCATTTCGTGCGGCCACGGCGCGAGCTGATCGCTGAAGCCCTCGACTGGGCCGAGGTCGTCCATGTCAACACGCCCACCCCCTTCGCCCTGATGGTCCTTATGATGGCGCGGCACCGGGGGGTTCCGAGCGCGGTGGGCTTTTACGCCCAGGAGGAGAGCACCGCGCTTCATTTCGGGCGCGGCCGCGCCCTGATCACGGCGGCCCTGCGGCGCTGGTACAGCTTTTTCTACCGCCAGCCGGACTGTCTGGTCGTGCCCACGGCCTTTGCCAAGCGCCTGGCCGAGAGCTACACCCACCGCCCTCTCCACACGGTGTCCTGCGGCATCTACTTGCCCGCCAGGGGCCCCGAGCAGGAGGCGAGGGCCCAGGTGCTGCGCGGCCGCTTGCTGGCGGGCGGCAAGACCCGGCTGATGGCCTATGTGGGCCGGCTGTCTCTGGAAAAGCGGCCGGAGGGCATGATCGAGATCGCCGCGGCGCTGGCGGCGGAGCGTTCGGGGCTGCTCCTGGCGATCGCCGGAACGGGACCCCTCATGGCAAGCATGAAGGCGCAGGTCCGGAGACTCGGCCTCGAGGACGAGGTGGTGTTTTTGGGCTACGTCTCCGAAGAGGACAAGGGGGCGCTGCTCCTCGCCGCGGACCTCTTCATCATGCCCTCGCCGACCGAACTGCAGAGCATCGCCACCCTCGAGGCCGCCGCTCGGGGCTGCGCCGTGGTGGTGGCGGACTACGCCAGCAGCGCCGTGGGCGAGTGGACCCTGGAGGCCGACTGCGGCTTGCTCTACCGGCCCGACGCGCCCGAGGCGGCGGCGCGGGCGATTCTCGGCCTGCTGGGGGACGAGGCGCGGCTCAGGCGTTACCAGGACAATGCGCTGGCGCTGGCGCAGCGGCACGACGTGTTCGAGAGCGGCCGGCTCCTCGAGCGCCTCTACCGGGAGCTGACGGCGGCGCGCTCCGCTAGCGGCGTGCCGAGCGGCGCCTAG
- a CDS encoding glycosyltransferase family 4 protein: MPTRKRLTVALQALDYPPDTFISSVGLYTKALAGALARRGHRVHVLSRGGTGDGEVASAESEKGLITVHRLSSSPSLYLENISLAAILQLTTAAAAEWRYRRRLAAKLSELVETEGVDLIEVADAAMEAVLYRPWTYPRVPFIVRLHGPMVALDLFDRHIPGPTRPVIRWAEGRLFHKATHLTAPSRSAERLFRKEMGLGDKAITVYPNMPTFDVGSVTAPAREDPDLVLYVGRHLPIKGVHLLFRAIPGVLQRRPHTRFVFVGPDGPTTQAYASSQKYLLSLLPARYRHAVEFTGYQPLEDVADFYAKAAVCVIPSLFESFGYTCLEAMMHGKAIVATPTGDMATMLDHGRCGLIYTPAAAGGAGGNTSGDLSAHIVRLLGDPELRRCLGGAARERALACYHPDLIAAQAESFYYRAIAEQQATCKPKSQRGSGRKAG, from the coding sequence ATGCCGACACGCAAAAGGCTTACCGTTGCCCTCCAAGCTCTGGACTATCCGCCCGACACCTTTATCTCCAGCGTCGGCCTCTACACCAAGGCTCTGGCCGGCGCGCTGGCCAGGCGAGGCCACCGGGTTCACGTCTTGAGCCGCGGCGGCACGGGTGACGGTGAGGTGGCGAGCGCCGAGAGCGAGAAGGGCCTGATCACCGTTCACCGGCTGAGCTCGAGCCCCAGCCTCTACTTGGAGAACATCAGCCTGGCCGCCATCTTGCAGCTGACCACCGCGGCGGCGGCCGAGTGGCGCTACCGGCGCCGGCTCGCCGCCAAGCTGAGCGAACTCGTCGAGACTGAAGGCGTCGATCTCATCGAGGTGGCCGACGCCGCCATGGAGGCCGTGCTCTACAGGCCGTGGACCTACCCGCGGGTGCCCTTCATCGTCAGGCTGCACGGCCCGATGGTCGCCTTGGACCTCTTCGACCGTCACATTCCGGGCCCTACCCGGCCCGTCATCAGGTGGGCCGAAGGGCGGCTCTTTCACAAGGCCACCCACCTCACCGCGCCCAGCCGCAGCGCCGAACGGCTCTTCCGCAAGGAGATGGGCCTGGGCGACAAGGCGATCACCGTCTATCCCAACATGCCCACCTTCGATGTCGGCAGCGTCACCGCGCCCGCCAGGGAGGACCCCGACCTCGTGCTCTACGTCGGCCGTCACCTGCCCATCAAGGGCGTTCACCTGCTCTTTAGGGCGATTCCCGGGGTGCTGCAAAGGCGACCCCACACCCGCTTTGTCTTCGTCGGCCCCGACGGCCCCACCACCCAGGCCTACGCCTCGAGCCAGAAGTACCTGTTGAGCCTGCTGCCCGCGCGCTACCGTCACGCCGTTGAGTTCACCGGCTACCAGCCGCTCGAGGACGTCGCCGACTTCTACGCCAAGGCCGCCGTCTGCGTGATTCCCTCGCTCTTCGAGTCCTTTGGCTACACCTGTTTGGAGGCCATGATGCACGGCAAGGCCATCGTCGCCACCCCCACCGGCGACATGGCGACGATGCTCGACCACGGGCGTTGCGGCCTCATCTACACCCCAGCGGCAGCAGGCGGCGCGGGCGGCAACACGAGCGGCGACTTGAGCGCGCACATCGTCAGGCTCCTGGGGGACCCCGAGCTGCGCCGGTGCCTCGGCGGGGCCGCGCGCGAAAGGGCGCTGGCCTGCTACCACCCCGACCTCATCGCCGCGCAAGCCGAGAGCTTTTACTACCGGGCCATCGCCGAGCAGCAGGCCACCTGCAAACCCAAGAGCCAAAGGGGCTCAGGCCGGAAAGCAGGCTAG